In the genome of Acidobacteriota bacterium, one region contains:
- a CDS encoding lysophospholipid acyltransferase family protein yields MTLSRRQRLQAAAIAAIGTPILEALGATYRWREAGMRTLERLARDGRQPIFAFWHGRILAATLYFRDRGIVVITSENFDGEWISRVIRRFGYDTARGSSSRGGARALVQMRRDMRAGCPTAFTVDGPRGPARIAQPGAVWLASATGSPIVPFHIEAGSFWTVKSWDRHQVPKPGSDLAIAIGDPIEVAARASETDIEEGRQALERALGRLEHQTIAMLGTSDGH; encoded by the coding sequence GTGACGCTCTCGCGCCGCCAGCGGCTGCAGGCCGCCGCAATCGCCGCGATTGGCACGCCGATCCTCGAGGCTCTGGGCGCGACCTACCGTTGGCGTGAGGCCGGCATGCGCACCCTGGAGCGGCTCGCGCGCGACGGCCGCCAGCCGATCTTCGCGTTCTGGCACGGCCGGATCCTCGCCGCCACGCTGTACTTCCGCGACCGCGGCATCGTCGTGATCACGAGCGAGAACTTCGACGGCGAGTGGATCTCGCGGGTCATCCGCCGGTTCGGGTACGACACCGCGCGGGGCTCGAGCTCGCGCGGCGGCGCGCGCGCGCTGGTCCAGATGCGCCGCGACATGCGGGCGGGCTGTCCCACGGCGTTCACGGTGGACGGCCCGCGAGGCCCCGCGCGCATCGCGCAGCCTGGCGCCGTCTGGCTCGCCAGCGCCACCGGCAGTCCCATCGTGCCGTTTCACATCGAGGCCGGATCGTTCTGGACGGTCAAGAGCTGGGATCGCCACCAGGTGCCCAAGCCGGGCAGCGATCTCGCGATCGCGATCGGCGATCCCATCGAGGTCGCCGCGAGGGCCAGCGAAACGGACATCGAGGAGGGCCGGCAGGCCCTCGAACGCGCCCTCGGGCGCCTCGAGCATCAGACGATCGCGATGCTCGGCACCAGCGACGGTCATTGA
- a CDS encoding electron transfer flavoprotein-ubiquinone oxidoreductase, giving the protein MPGRETLDVDVLIVGGGPAGLSAALQLAKLQRERGGPPLRVAVLEKGRTPGAHSLSGAVLDPSALRQLLPDGVERGAPLGVPVVEDRLYVLTAERAWRVPFTPPPLANRGHVIVSLGELVRWLAREVEAAGVDLFAGFAAAAPSIEDGRVTGVRLVDRGLDRDGHPAAAFEPGADIRARVTILCDGVRGHLTKIVTRTFGLDAGRQPQLYALGIKERWEVPPDRLLAGTVIHTVGAPLGAMQFGGGFIYGGPSGQLSVGLVSGLDYDDPLFDPFLAFQRFKQHPFVARLLEGGRMRQYGAKAIPEGGWWTVPRLYMDGAVIAGDAGAFVNSLRLKGIHLAMRTGMLAAEAAFEAVRADDTSAARLHRYQDLVDGSDVRRELYPVRNVHQAFERGLLAGAAFGALSTITGGGWFRDPLPSRAGHARMRTLESFGDAARRPAAPDAFIDRTRTFDRLTSVHHSGTRHREGQPAHLIVHDTEICRTRCVAEFGNPCTRFCPASVYEMVEDGQGGRRLHLNPSNCVHCKACDIMDPYQIIDWVAPEGGDGPNYEGM; this is encoded by the coding sequence ATGCCTGGCCGGGAAACGCTCGACGTGGACGTGCTCATCGTCGGCGGCGGTCCAGCGGGCCTGTCGGCGGCGCTGCAGCTCGCGAAGCTTCAACGTGAACGCGGCGGGCCGCCGTTGCGCGTGGCCGTGCTGGAGAAAGGGCGGACGCCGGGCGCTCACAGCCTGTCAGGCGCCGTGCTCGATCCGTCGGCGCTGCGGCAGCTCCTGCCCGATGGTGTCGAGCGGGGAGCGCCGCTCGGCGTCCCGGTGGTCGAGGATCGTCTGTACGTGCTGACGGCGGAGCGGGCCTGGCGCGTGCCGTTCACGCCGCCGCCGCTCGCGAATCGCGGGCACGTCATCGTCTCGCTCGGCGAGCTCGTCAGGTGGCTGGCGCGCGAAGTCGAAGCGGCGGGCGTCGATCTGTTCGCCGGCTTCGCCGCGGCGGCGCCTTCGATCGAGGACGGGCGCGTGACCGGCGTGAGGCTCGTGGATCGCGGTCTCGATCGCGACGGCCACCCTGCCGCGGCGTTCGAGCCGGGCGCCGACATCCGGGCGCGTGTGACGATTCTCTGCGACGGCGTGCGCGGCCACCTGACGAAGATCGTGACGCGGACGTTCGGCCTCGACGCCGGCCGTCAGCCGCAACTGTACGCGCTCGGCATCAAGGAGCGCTGGGAAGTGCCGCCGGATCGGCTGCTCGCCGGCACCGTCATTCACACGGTGGGCGCGCCGCTCGGCGCCATGCAGTTCGGCGGCGGCTTCATCTACGGCGGGCCATCCGGTCAGCTCTCGGTTGGCCTCGTGTCCGGGCTCGATTACGACGATCCGCTGTTCGATCCCTTCTTGGCATTCCAGCGATTCAAGCAGCATCCGTTCGTCGCCCGCCTGCTCGAGGGAGGACGCATGCGGCAATACGGTGCGAAGGCCATCCCGGAGGGCGGCTGGTGGACCGTGCCGCGTCTCTACATGGATGGCGCGGTCATCGCCGGCGACGCGGGCGCGTTCGTGAACTCCCTGCGGCTCAAGGGGATTCACCTCGCCATGCGCACCGGCATGCTGGCCGCGGAGGCGGCGTTCGAGGCGGTGCGCGCCGATGACACATCGGCCGCCCGGCTGCACCGCTATCAGGATCTCGTCGATGGCAGCGACGTTCGCCGGGAGCTGTACCCCGTGCGCAACGTGCATCAGGCGTTCGAGCGAGGGCTGCTGGCGGGCGCCGCGTTCGGCGCGCTGTCGACGATCACCGGCGGCGGCTGGTTTCGCGATCCGCTGCCGTCGCGCGCCGGACACGCGCGGATGCGTACGCTCGAAAGCTTCGGGGATGCGGCGCGCCGTCCGGCCGCTCCCGACGCGTTCATCGATCGCACGCGCACGTTCGATCGGCTGACGAGCGTCCATCACTCCGGGACGCGGCACCGCGAGGGACAGCCGGCGCACCTCATCGTGCACGACACCGAGATCTGCCGTACCCGATGCGTCGCCGAGTTCGGCAACCCGTGCACGCGATTCTGCCCCGCCAGCGTGTACGAGATGGTGGAGGATGGGCAGGGTGGCCGGCGGCTGCACCTGAATCCATCGAACTGCGTACACTGCAAGGCCTGCGACATCATGGACCCGTATCAGATCATCGACTGGGTGGCGCCAGAGGGCGGCGACGGTCCGAACTACGAGGGCATGTGA
- the holA gene encoding DNA polymerase III subunit delta: MPALDLAALKQQLQLARLAPVYLFVGEDVKLVDRMVDAVEAVIDPADRPFAVEHLYAGEPGGAPADVAAAARSLPMLGARRIVIVRRAERLLKPKRAARAPLSDDDSEEGGDEVVDVQALEDYLASPSPSTTLVFVALDVDRTRRFTKKLLEQAAVVEFRGLAADGAAARREGRRTAAEWLQDELKRAGRPIEPDAARLLADRAANDISKLRGDVERLLLFTQGRARITSDDVMEVSAEEHAVDDEWAVVNAIAEGNAARALDEVGRRMDRGDSPHALVGQLRWWVSSRLAEGDPSRVRGALEALLRADLALKSSGGDDRVLMERLVVELTGRPLPQRGWSGRR; encoded by the coding sequence ATGCCTGCGCTCGACCTCGCGGCACTGAAGCAGCAGCTTCAGCTCGCGCGCCTCGCGCCGGTGTACCTCTTCGTGGGCGAGGACGTGAAGCTCGTCGATCGGATGGTCGACGCAGTGGAGGCCGTGATCGATCCGGCGGATCGGCCGTTCGCCGTCGAACATCTCTATGCCGGTGAACCGGGAGGCGCGCCAGCCGACGTGGCTGCCGCGGCCCGCAGCCTGCCGATGCTCGGCGCACGCCGCATCGTCATCGTCAGAAGAGCCGAACGTCTGCTGAAGCCGAAACGGGCCGCCAGAGCGCCGCTCTCCGACGACGACAGCGAGGAGGGCGGCGACGAGGTCGTGGACGTGCAGGCGCTCGAGGACTACCTCGCGTCGCCCTCGCCTTCCACGACGCTGGTGTTCGTCGCCCTCGACGTCGACCGCACGCGACGGTTCACGAAGAAGCTGCTCGAGCAGGCGGCCGTCGTCGAGTTCCGCGGGCTCGCCGCCGATGGGGCGGCCGCCCGGCGTGAGGGCCGGCGGACCGCCGCGGAATGGCTGCAGGACGAGCTGAAGCGTGCCGGACGCCCCATCGAGCCGGACGCGGCCAGACTGCTCGCCGATCGGGCTGCCAACGACATCTCGAAGCTTCGCGGCGACGTCGAGCGCCTGCTGCTGTTCACGCAGGGAAGGGCGCGCATCACGTCGGACGACGTGATGGAGGTGTCGGCGGAAGAGCATGCGGTCGACGATGAATGGGCCGTGGTCAACGCCATCGCGGAAGGGAACGCGGCGCGCGCGCTGGACGAAGTCGGCCGACGAATGGATCGCGGGGATTCCCCGCACGCGCTCGTCGGGCAGTTGCGCTGGTGGGTGTCGTCCCGGCTGGCCGAAGGCGATCCGTCGCGGGTGCGCGGCGCGCTCGAGGCGCTGCTTCGAGCCGACCTCGCCTTGAAGAGCTCGGGCGGAGACGACCGCGTGTTGATGGAACGGCTGGTGGTGGAACTGACCGGCCGGCCGCTGCCGCAGCGGGGCTGGAGCGGCCGGCGCTGA
- a CDS encoding RNA-binding S4 domain-containing protein: MTDVAAPRLRLDVWLDVACLFPTRTAAQQACKGGKVDVNGQAAKPHREIGAGDVVEITRALGRRQRVVVKAVATRHIPKAQARLLYEDTTPPPSPEAQAMLDLLRLAGPKRRPASDGAPDRRERRRLRQAKEGGA, translated from the coding sequence ATGACCGACGTCGCTGCGCCGCGGCTTCGTCTGGACGTCTGGCTCGACGTCGCGTGCCTCTTCCCGACGCGCACGGCCGCGCAGCAGGCCTGCAAAGGCGGCAAGGTGGACGTGAACGGCCAGGCAGCCAAGCCGCACCGCGAAATCGGTGCGGGAGACGTCGTCGAGATCACGCGGGCTCTCGGACGCCGCCAGCGCGTCGTCGTCAAGGCCGTGGCGACACGACACATCCCGAAAGCGCAGGCTCGGCTGCTGTACGAGGACACGACGCCGCCGCCCTCGCCGGAAGCCCAGGCGATGCTCGATCTGCTCCGGCTGGCGGGCCCGAAGCGGCGCCCGGCCAGCGATGGCGCGCCGGACCGCCGCGAACGGCGGCGCCTCCGCCAGGCCAAAGAAGGCGGCGCGTAG
- the alaS gene encoding alanine--tRNA ligase → MTANEIRQGFLDYFASQGHRIVPSSSLVPADDPTLLFTNAGMNQFKDLFLGRERRDYTRATTTQKCMRVSGKHNDLDNVGPSLRHHTFFEMLGNFSFGDYFKQDAIPFAWELLTRVWRLEPDRLFPTVFKGEAGVPRDDEAFAIWTRLVPAARITELGLAENFWQMGETGPCGRCSEIHYFRGNDVPCDQPVCRGVDCSCERYVEVWNNVFMEFERDERGTLSPLPAPSIDTGMGLERITAVIQGKVSNYDTDLFTPILEAIGARSGRRYTAAAGVTDHADVSMRVVADHLRAMTFLIGDGVVPSNEWRGYVLRKIMRRAMRHGKKLGFTQPFLFDLVDVVVAEMSGAYPDLTTHRDAIVRTVRAEEERFDSVLTAGLPRLEELITRAIATGSRSLSGADVFKLYDSLGVPLDFAEDLAAQHDLAVDRAAFEQAMEAQRERARASSAFETKKGTAFELAGDAERRRLEGLGDRFEGYTTTTVGGAVIEAVFDANRRQVAELPAGQDGWIVLDRTPFYVESGGQVSDSGSLRIAGGPVAADVTGMARLFPGGARAHRVAAQQPLMRGLTVDAVVDAGARDATRRNHTATHLLHAALRQRLGSHVRQAGSLVSPDRLRFDFTHFQALTDDEKRDIERRVNEQIFRNAEVRTDVQRTEEAITHGAMALFGEKYGDHVRVVTVDDFSKELCGGTHVSRTGDIGPFVVTEESSVAAGVRRLEALTGAGAVERLQSMAATLTRTLSALGVSDADAAEAVGRLQAETKRLARENQQLKMKLALGGAAPEQDDAVAIGDVRLIARRVQGLDKDALRSLSDSLRDRLKRGVVVLASEQDGKVQVLVSVTKDLTDRVKAGQLVKVLAPIVGGGGGGRPDFAEAGGKDPSRIDELLTEARALVANTLR, encoded by the coding sequence ATGACCGCCAACGAGATTCGCCAGGGTTTCCTCGACTACTTCGCGTCTCAGGGCCACCGGATCGTCCCCTCCTCGTCGCTCGTGCCGGCCGACGATCCGACGCTCCTCTTCACGAATGCCGGGATGAACCAGTTCAAGGACCTCTTCCTCGGCCGGGAACGCCGTGACTACACGCGCGCGACGACGACGCAGAAGTGCATGCGGGTCAGCGGGAAGCACAACGATCTCGACAACGTCGGGCCGTCGCTCCGGCATCACACCTTCTTCGAGATGCTGGGCAACTTCTCGTTCGGCGACTACTTCAAGCAGGACGCCATTCCGTTCGCCTGGGAACTGCTCACCCGCGTCTGGCGGCTCGAGCCCGACCGCCTCTTCCCCACCGTCTTCAAGGGAGAAGCCGGCGTGCCGCGCGACGACGAGGCCTTTGCGATCTGGACGCGGCTCGTGCCGGCGGCGCGCATCACGGAGCTGGGCCTCGCCGAGAACTTCTGGCAGATGGGTGAGACCGGGCCATGCGGCCGCTGCTCGGAAATCCACTACTTCCGCGGCAACGACGTGCCGTGCGATCAGCCCGTCTGCCGTGGCGTGGACTGCTCGTGCGAGCGCTACGTCGAGGTCTGGAACAACGTCTTCATGGAGTTCGAGCGCGACGAGCGCGGCACGCTCTCGCCGCTGCCCGCGCCGTCGATCGACACGGGGATGGGGCTCGAGCGGATCACCGCCGTCATTCAAGGGAAGGTGTCGAACTACGACACGGATCTGTTCACGCCGATTCTCGAGGCCATCGGTGCCCGCTCCGGACGCCGGTACACGGCGGCGGCAGGCGTCACGGACCATGCGGACGTCTCCATGCGCGTCGTCGCCGATCATCTGCGCGCGATGACGTTCCTCATCGGCGACGGCGTCGTTCCGTCCAACGAGTGGCGCGGCTACGTGCTGCGCAAGATCATGCGCCGCGCGATGCGCCACGGCAAGAAGCTCGGCTTCACGCAGCCGTTCCTCTTCGATCTCGTGGACGTCGTCGTCGCGGAGATGTCGGGCGCCTATCCTGACCTCACGACGCATCGCGATGCCATCGTGCGAACCGTGCGCGCCGAAGAGGAGCGGTTCGATTCGGTGCTCACGGCCGGTCTCCCGCGGCTGGAGGAGCTCATCACCCGCGCGATCGCGACCGGCTCGCGCTCGCTGTCCGGCGCGGACGTCTTCAAGCTGTACGATTCGCTCGGCGTGCCGCTCGATTTCGCCGAGGATCTGGCGGCGCAGCACGACCTCGCCGTCGACCGCGCGGCGTTCGAGCAGGCGATGGAGGCTCAACGCGAACGAGCGCGCGCGTCGAGCGCGTTCGAGACGAAGAAGGGCACCGCGTTCGAGCTCGCCGGCGACGCCGAACGCCGCCGTCTCGAAGGGCTCGGCGATCGCTTCGAGGGCTACACGACCACGACCGTCGGCGGCGCCGTCATCGAGGCCGTCTTCGACGCGAATCGGCGCCAGGTCGCGGAGCTGCCGGCCGGCCAGGACGGATGGATCGTGCTCGACCGGACGCCGTTCTACGTCGAGTCTGGCGGGCAGGTATCGGACAGCGGCAGCCTGCGGATCGCTGGCGGCCCGGTCGCCGCCGACGTCACGGGCATGGCGCGTCTGTTTCCTGGCGGTGCCCGCGCGCACCGTGTCGCGGCGCAGCAACCGTTGATGCGGGGTCTCACCGTCGACGCCGTCGTCGACGCCGGCGCGCGCGACGCCACGCGCCGAAACCACACCGCGACGCACCTGCTCCATGCCGCGCTGCGGCAGCGCCTCGGCAGCCACGTGCGCCAGGCCGGCTCGCTCGTGAGCCCCGACCGGCTCCGATTCGACTTCACCCACTTCCAGGCGCTGACCGATGACGAGAAGCGGGACATCGAACGGCGAGTGAACGAGCAGATCTTCCGGAACGCCGAGGTGCGCACCGACGTGCAGCGCACCGAAGAGGCGATCACGCACGGCGCGATGGCGCTCTTCGGCGAGAAGTACGGCGATCACGTGCGCGTCGTCACCGTGGACGATTTCAGCAAGGAGCTCTGCGGCGGCACGCACGTGAGCCGGACGGGCGACATCGGACCGTTCGTCGTCACCGAGGAGTCGAGCGTGGCGGCCGGCGTGCGTCGCCTCGAAGCGCTCACCGGCGCGGGGGCCGTCGAGCGCCTGCAGTCGATGGCCGCCACGTTGACGCGGACGCTCTCGGCGCTGGGCGTCTCCGACGCCGACGCCGCCGAGGCCGTCGGCCGGCTGCAGGCCGAGACGAAACGGCTCGCGCGCGAGAACCAGCAGTTGAAGATGAAACTCGCCCTCGGCGGCGCGGCGCCGGAGCAAGACGACGCGGTCGCGATCGGAGACGTGCGTCTGATCGCGCGGAGAGTGCAGGGCCTCGACAAGGACGCGCTCCGCTCGCTGTCGGACTCGCTTCGCGATCGTCTGAAGCGGGGCGTGGTCGTGCTGGCGTCTGAGCAGGACGGCAAGGTGCAGGTGCTCGTGTCGGTCACGAAGGATCTCACCGACCGCGTCAAGGCTGGTCAGCTCGTCAAGGTCCTGGCGCCCATCGTCGGCGGCGGCGGTGGCGGGCGGCCCGACTTCGCCGAAGCCGGCGGCAAGGATCCGTCGCGGATCGACGAGCTGCTGACCGAGGCCCGCGCGCTGGTGGCCAACACCCTCCGATGA
- a CDS encoding leucine--tRNA ligase, translated as MAEYTPQTIEPKWQRRWDDTRAFEVAVDPSRPKFYGLEMFAYPSGHAHMGHVRNYSIGDALARMKRMRGFNVLHPFGWDAFGLPAENAAIKHGVHPEDSTRGNIAHMKGQLQRLGISYAWERELATCDAEYYHWNQWLFLRMYERGLAYRRRSSVNWCPKDHTVLANEQVVEGGCWRCGTPVETRELEQWFFRITAYADELIDAIAGLTEWPEKVLTMQRNWIGRSEGARIRFPLVDASGTPSADVVEVFTTRIDTIFGVTFVTLAPEHPLVERLAAESADPAALRGAAARFRAQDRLARMSGGVEKEGVDTGRLVLNPFTGATVPLWIANFVLGEYGTGAVMGVPAHDQRDFEFARKHGLPIRVVVQPEGSPLADDALEAAYEEDGTLARSAQFSGVTSADARRRLTEEATVLGIGEATVQYRLKDWGISRQRYWGTPIPMIYCPVDGTVPVPDADLPVALPRVAQFTGRGDSPLAQIASFVNVACPTCGGPARRETDTMDTFVDSSWYFYRFADPRNGDRPVDPSAIRYWLPVDFYVGGVEHAILHLIYSRFFARVFRDLGLVDHSEPFVRLLTQGMVLKDGAVMSKSKGNVVDPDEMMQRYGADALRLYIMFVAPPEKEIEWSDAGLEGAFRFLGRVWRITDHLGPAVAGAPPPGDLAFDDDERALRRKTHVTIERVTRDIDPRMHLNTAISALMELVNEIYAFCEPRGLRPIGREDEPAAVVERRETAAALREAIEALVLLISPFTPHLSEELWERLGHANGTSAAGWPAFDADVAREDAVEVPVQINGKLRGRVLVGREAAEGEIEAAARSSPAIASQLESTDVVKVVVAKGRLINFVVKPRARG; from the coding sequence TTGGCCGAGTACACCCCGCAGACCATCGAACCGAAGTGGCAGCGGCGCTGGGACGACACCCGCGCCTTCGAGGTGGCCGTCGATCCGTCGCGCCCGAAGTTCTACGGCCTCGAGATGTTCGCCTATCCCTCGGGGCACGCGCACATGGGCCACGTGCGCAACTACAGCATCGGCGACGCGCTCGCGCGCATGAAGCGCATGCGCGGCTTCAACGTGCTGCACCCGTTCGGGTGGGACGCGTTCGGCCTCCCGGCGGAGAACGCCGCCATCAAGCACGGCGTCCACCCGGAGGACTCCACCCGCGGGAACATCGCGCACATGAAGGGGCAGCTCCAGCGGCTCGGCATCAGCTATGCCTGGGAGCGAGAGCTCGCCACGTGCGATGCCGAGTACTACCACTGGAACCAGTGGCTCTTCCTCCGGATGTACGAGCGGGGGCTCGCGTACCGGCGCCGATCGTCGGTGAACTGGTGCCCGAAGGACCACACCGTGCTGGCCAACGAGCAGGTCGTCGAGGGCGGCTGCTGGCGCTGCGGCACGCCCGTCGAGACGCGCGAGCTCGAGCAGTGGTTCTTTCGCATCACGGCGTACGCCGACGAGCTGATCGACGCCATCGCCGGCCTCACCGAGTGGCCCGAGAAGGTGCTGACGATGCAGCGCAACTGGATCGGGCGATCGGAGGGCGCGCGCATCCGGTTCCCGCTCGTCGACGCCAGCGGCACGCCGTCGGCCGACGTCGTCGAGGTCTTCACGACGCGCATCGACACGATCTTCGGCGTCACGTTCGTGACGCTCGCGCCCGAGCATCCGCTGGTCGAGCGGCTCGCGGCCGAGTCGGCGGATCCTGCGGCGCTGCGCGGCGCCGCCGCGCGATTTCGCGCGCAGGATCGGCTGGCGCGGATGAGCGGCGGCGTCGAGAAGGAAGGCGTCGACACCGGGCGTCTCGTGCTCAACCCCTTCACGGGAGCGACGGTCCCGTTGTGGATCGCCAACTTCGTGCTCGGCGAGTACGGCACCGGCGCCGTCATGGGCGTGCCGGCGCACGATCAGCGCGACTTCGAGTTCGCCCGCAAGCACGGGCTCCCGATCCGCGTCGTCGTCCAGCCCGAGGGGTCGCCGCTCGCCGACGACGCGCTCGAGGCCGCGTACGAAGAAGACGGCACCCTCGCGCGATCGGCGCAGTTCTCCGGCGTGACGTCGGCCGACGCGCGGCGACGCCTGACCGAGGAGGCGACGGTCTTGGGCATCGGCGAGGCGACCGTGCAGTATCGCCTCAAGGACTGGGGGATCTCCCGGCAGCGCTACTGGGGCACGCCGATCCCGATGATCTACTGCCCGGTCGACGGCACCGTGCCGGTGCCGGATGCGGATCTGCCGGTTGCATTGCCGCGCGTCGCGCAGTTCACCGGCCGCGGCGACTCGCCGCTCGCCCAGATCGCCTCGTTCGTGAACGTCGCGTGCCCGACGTGCGGCGGCCCCGCCCGGCGGGAGACCGACACGATGGACACGTTCGTCGACTCCTCCTGGTACTTCTATCGCTTCGCCGATCCGCGCAACGGCGACCGGCCCGTGGATCCATCGGCGATCCGGTACTGGCTGCCCGTCGACTTCTACGTCGGCGGGGTCGAACACGCGATCCTCCATTTGATCTACTCGCGGTTCTTCGCGCGCGTGTTCCGCGATCTCGGCCTCGTGGATCACAGCGAGCCGTTCGTCCGGCTGCTCACGCAGGGCATGGTCCTGAAAGACGGCGCCGTCATGTCCAAATCGAAGGGCAACGTCGTCGATCCCGACGAGATGATGCAGAGGTACGGCGCCGATGCGCTGCGCCTGTACATCATGTTCGTCGCGCCGCCGGAGAAGGAGATCGAGTGGTCGGACGCCGGGTTGGAGGGCGCGTTCCGCTTTCTCGGCCGGGTGTGGCGGATCACGGACCACCTCGGACCGGCGGTGGCCGGCGCGCCGCCGCCTGGAGACTTGGCGTTCGACGATGACGAGCGCGCCCTCCGGCGGAAGACGCACGTGACGATCGAGCGCGTCACGCGCGACATCGACCCGCGCATGCACCTCAACACGGCCATCTCGGCGCTGATGGAGCTCGTCAACGAGATCTACGCGTTCTGCGAGCCGCGAGGACTGCGGCCGATCGGCCGGGAGGACGAGCCGGCGGCGGTGGTCGAACGGCGGGAGACGGCCGCGGCGCTGCGCGAGGCGATCGAGGCGCTGGTGCTGCTGATCTCGCCGTTCACGCCGCACCTGTCGGAAGAGCTGTGGGAGCGGCTCGGGCACGCCAACGGGACCAGCGCGGCCGGCTGGCCCGCGTTCGACGCCGACGTGGCCCGCGAAGACGCGGTCGAGGTGCCGGTGCAGATCAACGGCAAGCTGCGTGGGCGCGTGCTCGTCGGGCGCGAGGCCGCGGAAGGTGAGATCGAAGCGGCCGCCCGATCCAGCCCGGCGATCGCGTCGCAGTTGGAGTCCACGGACGTCGTCAAGGTCGTCGTGGCCAAAGGGCGGCTCATCAACTTCGTCGTCAAGCCAAGGGCGCGAGGATGA
- a CDS encoding histone deacetylase → MIVYSSPRFADHVTPPGHPERIERAEVCDQAAEAFRGAGGAVREPRPATREELGRIHTPEYLDRIGSTAGGRPTMLDPDTFTSPMSDDVARLASGAAIDAARLSMAGEPAFALIRPPGHHAEPDRAMGFCLYNNVAVAAAALRADGVSRVAIVDIDVHHGNGTQAAFYRDPTVFYASTHQHPYYPGTGAASETGAEEGTGFTLNVPLSAGATDDVYRRAYEMQILPAVERFQPDVILVSAGFDAHARDPLGGMRMTTDGYAEIARTIRATAQSICGGRTAWVLEGGYHLGALRECLEATIGVLR, encoded by the coding sequence GTGATTGTCTATTCGTCCCCCCGCTTCGCCGACCACGTGACCCCGCCGGGTCACCCGGAGCGCATCGAGCGCGCCGAGGTCTGCGATCAGGCCGCCGAGGCCTTTCGCGGTGCTGGCGGCGCCGTGCGTGAGCCGAGACCCGCGACGCGCGAGGAACTGGGCCGGATTCACACGCCAGAGTACCTGGATCGGATCGGATCGACGGCGGGCGGTCGCCCCACGATGCTCGATCCGGACACCTTCACGAGCCCGATGTCCGACGACGTGGCGCGGCTCGCCTCCGGAGCGGCCATCGACGCGGCTCGGCTGTCGATGGCCGGCGAGCCTGCGTTTGCGCTGATCCGGCCGCCCGGCCATCACGCAGAGCCCGATCGCGCGATGGGCTTCTGTCTGTACAACAACGTCGCCGTCGCCGCCGCGGCGCTCCGGGCGGACGGCGTCAGCCGCGTCGCGATCGTGGACATCGACGTGCACCACGGGAACGGTACGCAGGCGGCGTTCTATCGCGATCCCACGGTGTTCTACGCGTCGACGCATCAGCATCCCTATTACCCCGGCACCGGCGCGGCATCCGAGACCGGGGCGGAGGAGGGCACCGGCTTCACGTTGAACGTGCCGCTGTCCGCCGGTGCCACCGATGACGTTTATCGGCGCGCGTACGAGATGCAGATCCTTCCCGCGGTCGAGCGGTTCCAGCCTGACGTCATCCTCGTATCGGCGGGCTTCGACGCGCACGCGCGCGATCCGCTGGGCGGCATGCGTATGACGACGGACGGCTACGCCGAGATCGCGCGGACGATCCGCGCCACGGCTCAGTCGATCTGCGGCGGCCGCACGGCATGGGTGCTCGAGGGTGGCTACCATCTCGGTGCGCTCCGCGAGTGTCTGGAGGCGACGATCGGCGTGCTCCGCTAG
- the rpsT gene encoding 30S ribosomal protein S20 — translation MATRHASAVKAHRQTIKRTAHNRELRSKLRTGLKNIRTALASGQADQAKAALSGTFSLIDKMSAKGIIHDNAAARYKSRLAKRLRASAAK, via the coding sequence TTGGCGACTCGACATGCATCGGCGGTGAAAGCGCACCGCCAGACGATCAAGCGCACGGCGCACAATCGCGAACTGCGCTCGAAGCTGCGCACCGGTCTCAAGAACATTCGGACGGCGCTCGCCTCCGGCCAGGCCGATCAGGCGAAGGCGGCGCTCAGCGGCACGTTCTCGCTGATCGACAAGATGTCGGCCAAGGGCATCATCCACGACAACGCTGCGGCGCGTTACAAGTCGCGGCTGGCGAAGCGGCTGCGCGCGTCGGCCGCGAAGTAG